Proteins encoded in a region of the Thermodesulfobacteriota bacterium genome:
- a CDS encoding methylglyoxal synthase, translated as MTDRKISMERDKRIALVAHDNKKRDLLEWARYNRDLLAHHKIYATGTTGAILERELGFDVVKLQSGPLGGDQQVGAGIAAGEIDFLIFFWDPLQPQPHDPDVKALLRMAVVWNIPIACNRASADFMISSPLMDEGYDRLVPDYGSYIGRKVPG; from the coding sequence ATGACGGACCGGAAGATCTCCATGGAGCGCGACAAGAGGATCGCCCTGGTCGCGCACGACAACAAGAAGCGGGACCTGCTCGAATGGGCCCGGTACAACCGGGACCTCCTCGCGCACCACAAGATCTACGCGACGGGAACGACCGGCGCGATCCTCGAAAGGGAGCTGGGATTCGACGTCGTCAAGCTGCAGAGCGGGCCGTTGGGCGGCGACCAGCAGGTCGGGGCCGGGATCGCGGCGGGCGAGATCGATTTCCTGATCTTTTTCTGGGACCCTCTCCAGCCGCAGCCGCACGATCCGGACGTGAAGGCGCTCCTGCGGATGGCGGTCGTCTGGAACATCCCCATCGCCTGCAACCGCGCGTCCGCGGACTTCATGATCTCCTCCCCCCTGATGGACGAGGGATACGACCGTCTCGTCCCGGATTACGGCTCGTATATCGGGCGGAAGGTTCCCGGGTGA